One region of Trichosurus vulpecula isolate mTriVul1 chromosome 1, mTriVul1.pri, whole genome shotgun sequence genomic DNA includes:
- the LOC118841501 gene encoding protein FAM136A-like has translation MSKLQSLSMQEAVDTMVKGLEWKNICKMQGTMFRCSATCCEDTQASMQQVHPCIERCHAPLAQAQALVTSELEKFQDCLAWCTMHCNDKAKDLMDAGSKEQQAKRQLESCVTRRVDDHMPLIPTMTKKMKDSLASTAK, from the exons ATGAGTAAGCTG CAGAGTCTCAGCATGCAGGAGGCAGTGGACACCATGGTGAAAGGGCTGGAGTGGAAGAATATCTGCAAGATGCAGGGTACCATGTTCCGGTGCAGTGCCACCTGCTGTGAAGATACCCAGGCCTCCATGCAGCAGGTTCATCCGTGCATTGAACGCTGCCATGCTCCCTTGGCCCAGGCACAGGCCCTTGTGACCAGCGAACTGGAGAAATTCCAGGATTGCCTGGCTTGGTGCACCATGCACTGCAATGACAAAGCCAAAGACTTGATGGATGCTGGGAGCAAGGAGCAGCAGGCGAAGAGGCAGCTAGAGTCCTGTGTGACCAGACGTGTTGATGACCACATGCCCCTCATCCCCACCATGACCAAGAAGATGAAGGATTCCCTGGCATCTACTGCAAAATAA